One part of the Polycyclovorans algicola TG408 genome encodes these proteins:
- a CDS encoding lipocalin family protein, with the protein DQVDVERFLGRWYVMANIPYFAERGKVGTFVEYRARDDGRFDDLFYARDETFDAPIKRQEGVAWIPDPAQPGRWKVRFIWPFTADFLLLYVDDDYETALIGHPSRDLAWVYSRTPRMDDATYRKLLERLGGLRLRHRTTAARTAKARGPSRTLMQIA; encoded by the coding sequence TCGATCAGGTCGACGTCGAGCGTTTTCTCGGCCGCTGGTATGTGATGGCCAACATTCCCTACTTCGCCGAGCGCGGCAAGGTCGGCACCTTCGTGGAATACCGGGCCCGTGACGACGGCCGCTTTGACGACCTGTTCTACGCACGTGACGAAACCTTCGACGCGCCGATCAAGCGACAGGAAGGCGTCGCGTGGATTCCCGATCCCGCGCAGCCGGGCCGTTGGAAGGTGCGTTTCATTTGGCCGTTCACCGCCGACTTCCTGCTGCTGTATGTCGACGACGATTACGAAACGGCGCTGATCGGCCATCCGTCCCGTGACCTCGCGTGGGTCTACAGCCGCACCCCGAGAATGGACGACGCCACCTATCGCAAGCTGCTTGAACGGCTTGGCGGGCTTCGGCTACGACACCGGACAACTGCAGCGCGTACCGCAAAAGCCCGAGGACCTTCCCGCACCCTGATGCAGATCGCTTAG
- the bioF gene encoding 8-amino-7-oxononanoate synthase has protein sequence MPDAGLDARLAPRLAQLRARDRYRTRRVIDGGHGIHAVVDGRRLVNFCSNDYLGLATHPQVRAAAQAALSDGCGSTASPLLGGHNRHHRALEDALAEATGYPRALLFTSGWAANMGVLRALLGRDDLLIADELNHASLIDGGRLSGARYRRVAHGDLAGFAAALDAADRQVQRMVVTDSVFSMDGDLAPLSELRVLTRRAGADLMVDDAHGFGVLGTRGGGIVEHLGEAVRPEVYVATLGKSLGSAGAFVAGSETLIEYLIQRARSWVFSTAPPPALSAAALAALRIVQGDPERRAHLHALIARFRAGTAGAGLELMPSTTPIQPLLIGADADALAVSAKLMDAGYWVAAIRPPTVPEGTSRLRITLSAAHTEAEVDGLVAALAGAYSACAA, from the coding sequence GTGCCTGATGCCGGTCTGGATGCCCGGCTGGCGCCCAGACTCGCGCAACTACGGGCGCGGGACCGCTATCGCACGCGACGGGTGATTGACGGTGGCCACGGTATTCATGCCGTGGTCGACGGTCGGCGGCTGGTCAATTTCTGCAGCAACGATTACTTGGGTCTGGCCACTCACCCGCAGGTGCGCGCCGCGGCGCAGGCTGCGCTGAGTGACGGCTGCGGCAGCACCGCCTCGCCGCTGCTCGGCGGCCACAACCGCCATCACCGCGCCCTGGAAGACGCATTGGCCGAAGCCACGGGCTACCCGCGCGCGCTGCTGTTCACCTCGGGTTGGGCGGCGAATATGGGCGTGCTGCGCGCGTTGCTGGGCCGCGACGACCTGCTGATTGCCGATGAACTCAACCATGCGTCGCTGATCGACGGCGGCCGCCTCAGCGGCGCGCGCTATCGGCGCGTGGCGCACGGCGATTTGGCCGGCTTTGCCGCCGCGCTGGACGCCGCCGACCGGCAGGTGCAGCGCATGGTCGTCACCGACAGCGTGTTCAGCATGGACGGCGATCTGGCGCCGCTCAGCGAACTGCGCGTGCTCACCCGCCGCGCTGGCGCCGACCTGATGGTCGATGACGCGCACGGCTTTGGTGTGCTCGGTACGCGCGGCGGCGGCATTGTCGAACACTTGGGCGAGGCGGTGCGGCCGGAGGTGTACGTCGCCACCCTGGGCAAGTCGCTGGGCAGCGCCGGGGCCTTTGTCGCGGGCAGCGAGACCTTGATCGAATATCTGATTCAGCGCGCCCGTTCTTGGGTGTTTTCCACCGCGCCGCCGCCGGCGCTGTCGGCCGCCGCGCTGGCCGCCTTGCGCATCGTCCAGGGCGACCCAGAGCGGCGCGCCCATCTGCATGCCTTGATTGCGCGTTTTCGGGCGGGCACCGCCGGCGCCGGGCTGGAGCTGATGCCGTCGACGACGCCCATCCAGCCGCTGCTGATCGGTGCCGACGCCGACGCGTTGGCGGTGAGCGCCAAGTTGATGGACGCGGGTTACTGGGTCGCGGCGATTCGCCCGCCGACCGTGCCCGAAGGCACGTCGCGGCTACGCATCACCCTCAGCGCCGCGCACACCGAGGCCGAGGTGGACGGGCTGGTTGCGGCGTTGGCCGGCGCCTATTCGGCCTGCGCTGCGTGA
- the bioB gene encoding biotin synthase BioB, which yields MTLRHDWTRQEVQALFDLPFNDLLFQAHTLHRAHFDVNAVQRSQLLSIKTGACPEDCAYCPQSIRYETGLKKDPLMEVQAVVDAAREAKAEGATRFCMGAAWRSPKDRDLDKVEAMVRDVKALGMETCMTLGMLKAHQAQRLADAGLDYYNHNLDTSPEFYGEIITTRTYDDRLETLGHVREAGVKVCCGGIVGMGEGETDRAELLRQLAIMNPHPESVPINNLVQVAGTPLAGGDALHPIEFVRTIAVARILMPTSYVRLSAGRTDMTDEMQALCFFAGANSMFYGEKLLTTTNPQNARDEALMARLGIRPEGGAPGQVHTPPVACVQAEAASADACA from the coding sequence ATGACCCTGCGTCACGATTGGACCCGCCAAGAAGTCCAAGCCCTGTTTGACCTGCCGTTCAACGATCTGCTGTTTCAAGCCCACACCCTCCATCGGGCGCATTTCGACGTCAATGCGGTGCAGCGCTCGCAACTGTTGTCAATCAAGACCGGCGCCTGCCCGGAAGACTGCGCGTACTGCCCGCAGTCGATTCGTTACGAGACCGGCCTGAAAAAAGACCCACTGATGGAGGTGCAGGCCGTGGTCGATGCCGCGCGCGAAGCCAAGGCCGAAGGTGCGACGCGCTTTTGCATGGGCGCGGCGTGGCGCTCGCCCAAAGATCGTGATCTCGACAAGGTCGAGGCCATGGTGCGCGACGTGAAGGCGCTTGGCATGGAAACCTGCATGACCCTGGGCATGCTCAAGGCGCATCAGGCACAGCGGCTGGCCGATGCGGGGCTGGACTATTACAACCACAACCTCGACACCAGCCCGGAGTTCTACGGCGAGATCATCACCACCCGCACCTACGACGACCGCCTGGAAACCCTGGGTCACGTGCGCGAGGCCGGGGTGAAAGTCTGCTGCGGCGGCATTGTCGGCATGGGCGAGGGCGAGACTGACCGCGCCGAACTGCTGCGCCAGCTGGCGATCATGAATCCGCACCCCGAGTCGGTGCCCATCAACAATCTGGTGCAGGTCGCCGGCACACCGCTGGCGGGTGGCGATGCGCTGCACCCCATCGAGTTTGTCCGCACCATCGCGGTGGCGCGCATTCTCATGCCGACGTCGTACGTGCGGTTGTCGGCCGGGCGCACCGACATGACCGACGAGATGCAGGCGCTGTGCTTCTTCGCTGGGGCCAACTCGATGTTCTACGGCGAAAAGCTGCTCACCACGACCAACCCGCAAAACGCCCGCGACGAAGCCCTGATGGCGCGACTCGGCATTCGCCCCGAAGGCGGTGCGCCGGGGCAGGTACACACGCCGCCTGTGGCCTGCGTCCAGGCCGAAGCGGCGAGCGCCGACGCCTGTGCCTGA
- a CDS encoding ComF family protein has translation MNWVDNWHCRFCGEPARGGPVCEGCRADLPWNDLACPRCALPGATDDICADCLGAPPPMDMSLAPFVYAPPIDQLIQQLKFNRLLADARWLCDALADRRRDHPAPLPDLILPVPLHRWRLWWRGYNQAAVIARHVGRRLKVPVQLHNIGHSGARVHQVGLDARARRRAVRGAFDVRLDLRDRHVALVDDVMTTGATVHELAQAVRAAGARHIEVWVLARTPKSQGRAAARQSTARPGQGRT, from the coding sequence ATGAACTGGGTTGACAACTGGCACTGCCGCTTCTGCGGCGAACCGGCCCGCGGTGGACCGGTTTGCGAGGGCTGCCGTGCCGATTTGCCCTGGAATGACCTCGCCTGCCCGCGTTGCGCGCTACCCGGCGCCACCGATGATATTTGCGCTGACTGCCTGGGCGCGCCACCGCCCATGGACATGAGTTTGGCGCCGTTCGTCTATGCGCCACCGATTGATCAATTGATCCAGCAACTCAAGTTCAACCGGCTACTCGCCGATGCACGCTGGCTCTGCGACGCGCTCGCCGACCGGCGGCGCGATCACCCCGCCCCACTCCCCGACCTGATCCTGCCGGTGCCGCTGCACCGCTGGCGGCTGTGGTGGCGCGGCTACAACCAGGCGGCGGTCATCGCCCGTCACGTCGGGCGACGGCTCAAGGTCCCGGTGCAACTACACAACATCGGTCACAGCGGCGCCCGCGTGCACCAGGTGGGACTGGACGCCCGCGCCCGACGGCGTGCGGTGCGCGGCGCCTTCGACGTGCGACTGGACCTGCGCGACCGCCATGTCGCCCTAGTCGACGATGTCATGACCACCGGCGCGACGGTTCATGAACTGGCCCAGGCGGTGCGCGCGGCCGGCGCCCGCCACATCGAGGTTTGGGTGCTGGCGCGCACCCCCAAATCGCAGGGACGTGCGGCTGCCCGTCAATCGACAGCGCGGCCCGGCCAGGGCCGGACGTGA